In Arthrobacter sp. SLBN-112, a genomic segment contains:
- a CDS encoding sulfurtransferase, whose protein sequence is MPYPVEQNEKFAAYAHPERLVSTEWLAAAIEGGAVANGELIVVESDEDVLLYETGHIPGAVKIDWHTDLNDDVARDYVDGAAFAELAASKGISRDSTVVIYGDKSNWWAAYALWVFTLFGHQDVRLLDGGRDKWIAEGRELTREKPSPAAGSYPVVERNDAPIRAFKDDVLAHLGKPLIDVRSPEEYTGQRTHMPAYPEEGALRGGHIPTAASIPWARAAAEDGTFRSREELEAIYLGEAGLAEGDDVVAYCRIGERSSHTWFALKYLLGFETVRNYDGSWTEWGNAVRVPIVKGAGRGSVPVAVGA, encoded by the coding sequence ATGCCCTACCCGGTTGAACAGAATGAGAAGTTCGCAGCCTACGCCCACCCCGAGCGGCTCGTTTCCACGGAGTGGCTGGCCGCCGCCATCGAGGGCGGCGCTGTGGCCAACGGCGAGCTCATCGTGGTCGAATCCGACGAAGACGTGCTCCTGTACGAGACCGGGCATATCCCGGGTGCCGTAAAGATCGACTGGCACACCGACCTGAACGACGACGTCGCCCGCGACTACGTCGACGGTGCCGCTTTCGCCGAACTCGCGGCGTCCAAGGGCATTTCCCGGGACAGCACCGTGGTGATCTACGGCGACAAGTCCAACTGGTGGGCCGCCTACGCCCTGTGGGTATTCACGCTGTTCGGCCACCAGGACGTCCGGCTGCTCGACGGCGGCCGGGACAAGTGGATTGCCGAGGGCCGCGAACTGACCAGGGAGAAGCCGTCCCCCGCGGCCGGCAGCTACCCGGTGGTGGAGCGCAACGACGCCCCCATCCGCGCGTTCAAGGACGATGTCCTGGCCCACCTGGGCAAGCCCCTGATCGATGTCCGCTCCCCCGAGGAATACACCGGCCAGCGGACCCACATGCCGGCCTACCCGGAAGAGGGTGCCCTGCGCGGCGGGCACATCCCCACCGCCGCTTCCATCCCGTGGGCCCGTGCGGCCGCCGAGGACGGGACGTTCCGCAGCCGTGAAGAACTTGAAGCCATCTACCTTGGCGAGGCCGGCCTGGCCGAGGGTGACGACGTCGTGGCGTACTGCCGGATCGGCGAGCGGTCCAGCCACACCTGGTTCGCCCTGAAGTACCTCCTGGGCTTCGAAACCGTCCGCAACTACGACGGATCCTGGACCGAGTGGGGCAACGCCGTCCGCGTACCGATCGTCAAGGGCGCCGGGCGCGGTTCCGTTCCTGTCGCCGTCGGAGCCTGA
- a CDS encoding SufE family protein: MTTQALPTALAAIVDDFQALTEPERLQLLLEFSEGLPDLPDRLKDHPELLEQVVECQSPLFLTIETEKNDDGPAGVVHLYFKAPAEAPTTRGFAGVLHEGLDGLSAGEILSVPDDMPELLGLTRAITPLRMRGMTAMLGRIKRKVAAASRAHG; encoded by the coding sequence ATGACTACTCAAGCTTTGCCAACCGCCCTGGCGGCGATCGTGGACGATTTCCAGGCCCTGACCGAACCCGAGAGGCTCCAGTTGCTGCTGGAGTTCTCGGAGGGGCTGCCCGATCTTCCCGACCGCCTCAAGGACCACCCTGAACTCCTTGAGCAGGTAGTGGAGTGCCAGTCGCCGCTGTTCCTCACCATTGAGACGGAGAAGAACGACGACGGCCCGGCCGGCGTCGTGCACCTCTACTTCAAGGCCCCGGCCGAGGCTCCCACCACGCGGGGTTTCGCCGGTGTGCTGCACGAGGGCCTGGACGGTTTGTCCGCCGGGGAAATCCTGTCAGTCCCCGATGACATGCCCGAACTGCTGGGTCTCACCAGGGCCATCACTCCGCTCCGCATGCGGGGCATGACGGCGATGCTGGGCAGGATCAAGCGCAAGGTGGCCGCGGCCTCACGCGCTCACGGCTGA
- the ybaK gene encoding Cys-tRNA(Pro) deacylase → MARKNAFQGTPATAALTAAGVPFVLHPYTHNPAAGSYGTEAAVSLGIDPSRVFKTLMVDVEGRLAVGIVPVSGTLDLKAMAAALGAKKAAMADPDAAQRRTGYVLGGISPLGQRLPSPAVLDSSALALETLLVSGGRRGLDIELAPADLIRLTDAVAAPISSVTAGHSRP, encoded by the coding sequence ATGGCGCGCAAGAACGCTTTCCAGGGAACTCCGGCCACAGCGGCATTGACCGCGGCCGGGGTTCCCTTTGTGTTGCACCCCTACACCCACAATCCCGCTGCCGGGAGCTACGGCACCGAAGCAGCCGTTTCCCTGGGTATCGATCCGTCCAGGGTCTTCAAGACCCTGATGGTGGACGTCGAGGGGAGGCTGGCCGTAGGCATCGTGCCGGTCAGCGGAACCCTGGACCTCAAGGCCATGGCCGCGGCGCTCGGCGCCAAGAAAGCTGCTATGGCCGATCCCGATGCCGCCCAACGGCGGACCGGTTACGTCCTGGGCGGCATCTCGCCCCTCGGCCAGCGCCTGCCCTCCCCCGCTGTCCTGGATTCCAGCGCCCTGGCACTGGAGACCCTGCTGGTGTCCGGTGGCAGGCGCGGACTGGACATCGAACTGGCACCCGCGGACCTGATCCGGCTCACGGACGCCGTGGCGGCGCCCATCAGCTCGGTCACCGCCGGACACTCCAGGCCTTAA
- a CDS encoding SDR family oxidoreductase: MPRGTRLAGATVLITGGGSGLGRRLALGAAGRGSRVVIWDVDAERGVAVRDEIRAAGGSADAQAVDVTDNQAVKTAAEVAGPVDIVVNNAGVVSGRRLLDATDRDIERTMQVNVMALYWVTRAFLGGMAGRRRGTVVTIASAAALVGVARQTDYSASKFAAFGFDESLRAELRAAKTGVNTLVVCPYYIDTGMFDGVRTRWPLLLPILREEQVATKVLDAIEAGRRKLFLPPAVNLLPVLRILPVGAFDRIMDVLGVNRTMDHFTGRSGQRPPG; the protein is encoded by the coding sequence ATGCCCAGAGGAACCCGGCTTGCCGGTGCAACGGTGTTGATCACGGGAGGTGGCAGCGGGCTGGGCCGGCGCCTGGCACTCGGTGCCGCCGGACGCGGAAGCAGGGTGGTGATCTGGGACGTGGACGCCGAACGCGGTGTGGCAGTAAGGGATGAAATCCGGGCCGCCGGCGGCTCCGCCGATGCACAGGCCGTGGACGTCACGGACAACCAAGCCGTCAAGACCGCCGCCGAGGTGGCAGGGCCCGTGGACATTGTGGTCAACAACGCCGGAGTGGTCAGCGGCAGGAGGCTCCTGGATGCCACGGACCGGGACATCGAACGGACCATGCAGGTCAACGTGATGGCCTTGTACTGGGTCACGCGCGCGTTCCTCGGCGGCATGGCAGGCCGGCGCCGCGGAACCGTGGTGACCATCGCCAGTGCCGCCGCGTTGGTGGGTGTTGCCCGCCAGACGGACTACTCCGCCAGCAAGTTCGCCGCGTTCGGCTTCGACGAGTCCCTCCGCGCCGAACTCCGGGCCGCGAAAACGGGGGTCAACACCCTGGTGGTCTGCCCCTATTACATCGACACCGGGATGTTCGACGGCGTCCGGACCCGGTGGCCGCTGCTCCTGCCTATCCTCCGGGAAGAGCAGGTGGCAACCAAAGTCCTTGACGCCATCGAGGCCGGCCGCCGCAAACTGTTCCTGCCGCCCGCGGTCAACCTGCTTCCCGTGCTGCGGATCCTTCCGGTCGGCGCGTTTGACCGGATCATGGACGTGCTGGGCGTCAACCGGACCATGGACCATTTCACCGGCCGTTCCGGGCAACGCCCGCCCGGTTAA
- a CDS encoding succinic semialdehyde dehydrogenase encodes MEVPGGVAALTARSRDLAAGLQGLVTGAPGGPRHATYAPFDGSPVGDVPVCSPHDVDTAFVTARGAQRDWAGKPVAERRAVIRRFRDLLLDRERDVLDLVQAESGKSRLSAFEEFADVVMTADYYERNAERYLRPRRRKGAFPALTRTTEYLLPKGVVGVISPWNYPLTLAVSDAIPALLAGNGIVLKPDSQTPFTALLMLRLLRQAGLPTALFQIVTGPGPEIGPALIGLVDFLMFTGSSETGKTVARQCSARLIGFSAELGGKNPMLVLADADVGRSAAGAVHACFSNSGQLCVSIERIYVHADVYDRFVTAFTAKVKGIRLGPGTEWDIGMGSLISAAQVERVDRHVQDALAKGAELLAGGRRRPDLGPFFYEPTVLAGVTGDMLMAREETFGPVVAIYRAADDDEAVTLANDSDFGLNASVWSACHGEAVGRRLMTGTVNVNEGYAATWASHDAPIGGMKDSGAGRRHGREGMLKYTEPQTIAVQRLLRVAPAAGISNKAYARIMKRAIILMGRLPRRR; translated from the coding sequence ATGGAAGTGCCTGGCGGCGTCGCTGCCTTGACTGCCCGCAGCCGGGACCTGGCCGCCGGACTTCAAGGGTTGGTGACCGGGGCCCCGGGCGGCCCACGGCACGCCACGTATGCGCCGTTCGACGGCTCGCCGGTGGGCGATGTCCCGGTGTGCAGCCCGCACGACGTCGACACCGCCTTCGTCACTGCCCGCGGTGCGCAGCGTGACTGGGCAGGCAAGCCGGTCGCCGAACGCCGGGCTGTGATCCGGCGGTTCCGGGACCTGCTGCTGGACCGGGAGCGGGACGTCCTGGACCTGGTCCAGGCAGAGAGCGGGAAATCGCGGCTGAGCGCCTTCGAAGAATTCGCGGACGTTGTGATGACGGCGGACTACTACGAACGCAACGCGGAAAGATACCTCCGGCCGCGCCGCCGGAAGGGAGCATTCCCGGCCCTGACCCGCACCACCGAGTACCTGCTGCCCAAGGGCGTGGTGGGAGTCATCAGTCCGTGGAACTATCCGTTGACCCTCGCCGTCTCGGACGCCATCCCTGCACTGCTGGCCGGAAACGGCATCGTCCTCAAACCGGATTCGCAGACCCCGTTCACGGCACTCCTGATGCTCAGGCTGCTCCGGCAGGCCGGTCTCCCAACGGCCCTGTTCCAGATCGTGACCGGGCCCGGCCCTGAGATAGGACCCGCCTTGATCGGGCTGGTCGATTTCCTGATGTTCACCGGGTCGTCGGAAACCGGCAAAACTGTCGCCCGGCAGTGCAGCGCCCGGCTCATTGGCTTCTCCGCCGAACTTGGCGGCAAGAATCCCATGCTGGTGCTGGCGGACGCAGACGTTGGCAGGTCCGCCGCCGGTGCGGTGCACGCCTGCTTCTCCAACTCCGGCCAGCTGTGCGTCAGCATCGAACGGATCTACGTGCACGCGGACGTCTACGACCGCTTCGTAACCGCCTTTACCGCCAAGGTGAAGGGTATTCGGCTGGGTCCGGGAACCGAATGGGACATCGGCATGGGATCACTCATCAGCGCAGCACAGGTTGAGCGGGTGGACCGCCACGTCCAGGACGCGCTCGCCAAAGGCGCGGAACTTCTCGCCGGCGGCCGGCGGCGGCCGGACCTGGGACCGTTCTTCTACGAACCGACCGTCCTGGCGGGCGTCACCGGGGACATGCTCATGGCCCGGGAAGAGACGTTCGGGCCGGTGGTTGCCATCTACCGGGCAGCGGATGACGACGAAGCAGTCACCTTGGCCAACGACTCCGACTTCGGGCTGAACGCCAGCGTCTGGTCTGCCTGCCATGGCGAAGCGGTTGGCCGCCGGCTGATGACGGGAACGGTCAACGTCAATGAAGGCTATGCCGCCACCTGGGCCTCCCATGACGCACCGATCGGTGGAATGAAGGATTCCGGGGCCGGGCGCCGCCACGGCCGGGAAGGCATGCTGAAGTACACCGAGCCGCAGACCATTGCGGTGCAGCGGCTGCTGCGGGTGGCGCCGGCCGCGGGCATCTCGAACAAGGCGTACGCCCGCATCATGAAACGGGCCATCATCCTGATGGGCCGACTTCCCCGCCGCCGCTAG
- a CDS encoding alpha/beta hydrolase family protein: MAPFRRARPAVTAPTRDSGGMSPGAKWAVGGAIAGGSLAGLLGAGSSALAVYFARRVITPARQRAADKEVLAVIRDGHKQQVILAANDDTTVDGVYGFFFDGGKGHARIGRIVSYSPAERTVLREVEAVYSGDLSTARWGWWSGATYPDPAAAGIPFEDVLIPVERGEAPAWLVRAKGTARTWAIMVHGRGATRQEALRAVGPALELGLTSLLVSYRNDGLAPSADDGRYGLGSTEWQDIEAAIEYALANGAEEIVLFGWSMGGAICLQTADLSRCRHLIRAMVLDAPVIDWVTVLAHHAQLNRIPSLVGRYGQLMLGHPLGRRLTGLSAPVDLKVMDWVSRAVELRTPTLVIHSVDDEYVPYGPSALLAERNPEMVTFETFNHARHTKEWNVDPERWERLVKAWLRQQLAPRLNPGSLGRATPAGA, from the coding sequence ATGGCACCTTTCCGGCGAGCGCGCCCTGCAGTGACTGCACCCACCCGGGATTCCGGCGGGATGTCGCCGGGGGCGAAATGGGCAGTGGGCGGGGCCATTGCCGGCGGCTCACTGGCCGGCCTGCTGGGAGCCGGCTCCTCCGCCCTGGCCGTGTACTTTGCACGCAGGGTGATCACCCCCGCGCGGCAGCGCGCGGCGGACAAGGAAGTCCTCGCCGTGATCCGTGACGGCCACAAGCAGCAGGTGATCCTGGCAGCCAACGACGACACCACCGTTGACGGGGTGTACGGCTTCTTCTTCGACGGCGGCAAGGGCCACGCCCGGATCGGCCGCATCGTGTCCTACTCGCCCGCTGAACGAACCGTCCTGCGCGAGGTTGAGGCCGTGTACAGCGGGGACCTGTCAACGGCCCGCTGGGGATGGTGGAGCGGCGCCACCTACCCGGACCCGGCCGCCGCCGGAATTCCGTTCGAGGACGTGCTCATCCCCGTGGAGCGCGGCGAAGCGCCCGCTTGGTTGGTACGGGCGAAAGGGACCGCGCGGACGTGGGCCATCATGGTCCACGGCCGCGGCGCAACCCGGCAGGAAGCCCTGCGCGCGGTGGGTCCGGCGCTGGAACTGGGCCTGACCAGCCTGCTGGTGTCCTACCGGAACGACGGCCTTGCCCCGTCGGCCGATGACGGGCGCTACGGCCTGGGCTCAACGGAATGGCAGGACATTGAAGCCGCCATCGAGTACGCGCTGGCCAACGGTGCCGAAGAAATTGTCTTGTTCGGCTGGTCCATGGGCGGGGCGATCTGCCTGCAGACTGCCGACCTGTCCCGCTGCCGGCACCTGATCCGGGCCATGGTGCTCGATGCGCCGGTCATCGACTGGGTGACGGTGCTGGCCCACCACGCCCAGCTGAACCGGATCCCGTCGCTGGTGGGCCGGTACGGGCAGCTGATGCTGGGCCATCCGCTGGGACGCCGGCTCACCGGCCTCTCGGCTCCCGTTGACCTGAAAGTCATGGACTGGGTGTCCCGGGCCGTCGAGCTGAGGACGCCCACGCTGGTCATCCACAGCGTCGACGACGAGTACGTGCCCTACGGACCGTCCGCCCTGCTGGCCGAGCGGAATCCCGAAATGGTGACGTTCGAGACGTTCAACCACGCGCGGCACACCAAGGAATGGAACGTTGATCCGGAGCGCTGGGAACGCCTGGTCAAAGCGTGGCTGCGGCAACAACTCGCACCGCGGCTCAATCCTGGGTCGCTGGGCCGGGCCACCCCGGCCGGGGCCTGA
- the msrB gene encoding peptide-methionine (R)-S-oxide reductase MsrB, whose product MVDVNGQADTKESTATESPVQKSDAQWREELTPEEYRVLRQAGTERPYTGEYWDTHTAGVYQCRACGTELFTSNEKFDSHCGWPSFWAPLADGTVRYIHDRTLGMDRVEVRCAACDSHLGHVFEGEGYGTPTDQRYCINSVSLRLVAKDDAEEAPSGN is encoded by the coding sequence ATGGTGGACGTCAACGGGCAAGCGGACACCAAGGAAAGCACTGCAACGGAATCCCCCGTGCAGAAAAGCGATGCCCAGTGGCGGGAAGAACTGACGCCGGAGGAGTACCGGGTCCTTCGCCAGGCCGGCACGGAACGCCCTTACACCGGCGAGTACTGGGACACGCACACGGCCGGCGTCTACCAGTGCCGCGCCTGCGGGACGGAACTGTTCACCAGCAACGAGAAGTTCGATTCCCACTGTGGCTGGCCCTCCTTCTGGGCGCCCCTTGCCGATGGGACCGTGCGCTACATCCACGACCGGACCTTGGGCATGGACCGCGTGGAAGTGCGCTGCGCCGCGTGCGATTCGCACCTGGGCCACGTGTTCGAGGGCGAGGGCTACGGCACTCCCACCGATCAGCGGTACTGCATCAACTCCGTGTCCCTGCGGCTCGTGGCGAAGGACGACGCGGAAGAGGCGCCCTCAGGGAACTGA
- a CDS encoding DUF6421 family protein: MTEALTTAVTGISARNEDWLRLKGAATALQALQAQDGSVPEAGNHPEASRHVSAIIDAIQALAPAFPHDAAYLDAVRRDFSAWATGGFAVPDFLSSLLAFQPQQQRQDGLQHLVVFPMYTQNGSSNRLVEAVLIEVIWPEFIAGLEAGDYSNKLFVPIRFVDFTPGYDTNSAVLFPETVAVSRTPTFTWGAIFADREAARFRRVLKAAAEITSLELPEGAAELLADQDLTEATFVMWDLIHDRTHMRGDLPFDPFMIKQRMPYFLYSLEELRCDLTAFRESVRIEKDDDADPQARRHAKLVQYAIIFDRIFRFAITGSRVRNYDGLGGQLLFAWLHQQHVLHWTDTRLAIDWDEVADAVIALGESIDELYWRSIDRPKTAHWLAAYRLVSATVTPNPASVWAKGPDALPLAGTPRGLTDQVLDDEFPLSMFYEALEKKMRPVIESTAGITGRSAL, encoded by the coding sequence ATGACAGAGGCCCTGACCACCGCCGTTACGGGAATTTCCGCCCGGAACGAAGACTGGCTCCGGCTCAAGGGCGCCGCAACCGCCCTGCAGGCCCTCCAGGCCCAGGACGGCTCGGTTCCCGAGGCCGGGAACCACCCCGAGGCGTCCCGGCATGTATCCGCCATCATCGACGCCATCCAGGCCCTGGCCCCCGCGTTCCCCCACGACGCGGCCTACTTGGACGCCGTCCGCCGGGACTTCTCCGCGTGGGCAACCGGCGGGTTCGCAGTGCCTGACTTTCTGTCCTCGCTTCTGGCGTTCCAACCCCAGCAGCAGCGCCAGGACGGCCTCCAGCACCTGGTGGTCTTCCCGATGTACACCCAAAACGGCAGCAGCAACCGGCTGGTGGAGGCTGTGCTCATCGAGGTCATCTGGCCCGAATTCATTGCCGGGCTGGAGGCCGGGGATTACTCGAACAAGCTGTTCGTCCCCATCCGTTTCGTGGACTTCACCCCCGGCTACGACACCAACTCCGCCGTGCTCTTCCCCGAAACCGTGGCGGTCAGCCGAACCCCCACCTTCACCTGGGGTGCCATCTTCGCGGACCGGGAAGCCGCGAGGTTCCGCCGCGTCCTCAAGGCCGCCGCGGAGATCACGTCCCTGGAGCTGCCGGAGGGCGCCGCGGAACTGCTCGCGGACCAGGACCTGACCGAAGCCACGTTCGTCATGTGGGACCTCATCCACGACCGGACGCACATGCGCGGCGACCTGCCCTTCGACCCCTTCATGATCAAGCAGCGGATGCCCTACTTCCTGTACTCCCTGGAAGAACTCCGTTGCGACCTCACGGCCTTCCGCGAGTCGGTGCGGATCGAAAAGGATGACGACGCCGACCCGCAGGCGAGGAGGCACGCCAAGCTGGTGCAGTACGCCATCATCTTCGACCGGATCTTCCGCTTCGCCATCACCGGCAGCCGGGTCCGCAACTACGACGGCCTGGGCGGCCAGCTCCTCTTCGCCTGGCTGCACCAGCAGCACGTGCTGCACTGGACGGACACCCGCCTGGCCATCGACTGGGATGAGGTGGCGGACGCCGTCATCGCCCTGGGCGAGAGCATCGATGAACTCTACTGGCGCTCGATCGACCGGCCCAAGACCGCGCACTGGCTGGCCGCCTACCGGCTGGTGTCGGCGACCGTCACCCCCAACCCGGCCTCTGTGTGGGCCAAAGGGCCGGACGCCCTCCCGCTGGCGGGAACCCCCCGAGGGCTGACGGACCAGGTGCTGGACGACGAATTTCCGCTGTCCATGTTCTACGAAGCATTGGAGAAGAAGATGCGCCCGGTCATCGAGTCGACCGCCGGAATCACCGGCCGGTCGGCGCTGTGA
- a CDS encoding SDR family NAD(P)-dependent oxidoreductase: MSQPPGPDVPSLTILVTGGSGASGIAVARALAAAGHRVATAGSDAARIKAAAEEAGDAVTPFVCDLAAVAEVRQLRDEVGQGLGAVDAVIHLVGGWRGATGIADQSDDDWEFLERGAITTLRNVSRVFFDDIAASPHGRFAMVSSTALDKPAAAVASYVAAKAAAEAWTMAMADGFRRASTEGGGQAAAVVLVVKALVDDGLRRKHPERSFPGATDVADLAAAVVRLFTTPAAELNGARLRLAD; this comes from the coding sequence GTGAGCCAGCCCCCGGGGCCGGACGTACCGTCACTGACCATCCTGGTTACCGGCGGCAGCGGCGCGTCCGGAATCGCTGTTGCCCGGGCCCTGGCTGCCGCCGGGCACCGCGTGGCCACGGCGGGCTCCGATGCGGCCCGCATCAAGGCGGCCGCGGAAGAGGCGGGCGATGCCGTCACACCGTTCGTATGCGACCTCGCCGCGGTGGCCGAGGTCCGGCAACTGCGGGACGAGGTCGGCCAGGGCTTGGGAGCGGTGGACGCGGTCATCCACCTGGTGGGTGGCTGGCGTGGCGCCACGGGCATCGCAGACCAGTCCGACGACGACTGGGAGTTCCTGGAGCGCGGCGCCATCACCACCCTGCGCAACGTCTCGCGCGTCTTTTTCGACGACATCGCCGCTTCCCCGCACGGAAGGTTCGCGATGGTGTCCTCCACTGCCCTCGACAAGCCCGCCGCGGCAGTGGCCAGCTACGTGGCCGCGAAGGCCGCCGCGGAAGCCTGGACCATGGCCATGGCGGACGGCTTCCGAAGGGCTTCGACGGAAGGCGGCGGGCAGGCGGCCGCGGTGGTCCTGGTGGTGAAAGCCCTGGTGGACGACGGACTGCGCCGCAAGCATCCGGAACGGTCCTTCCCCGGGGCGACGGACGTGGCTGACCTGGCGGCCGCCGTCGTACGGTTGTTCACCACTCCCGCCGCCGAACTGAACGGTGCCCGGCTCCGGCTGGCGGACTGA